The Triticum aestivum cultivar Chinese Spring chromosome 7B, IWGSC CS RefSeq v2.1, whole genome shotgun sequence genome window below encodes:
- the LOC123156317 gene encoding pentatricopeptide repeat-containing protein At1g80150, mitochondrial, which produces MLSLGALRKLCAAFDAVALTIIAAGLSHPRCRPFSARAAPPPDFPTIASCRAAVAASKRRRQPSSAPAEAQPERPADAEAPVLVRIKRERDPVRLYELFKANADNRVLVENRFAFEDAVARLAGARRNDLVEEILEQHKALPQGRREGFVIRVIGLYGRARMPEHALRTFREMEMYGCERTVKSLNATMKVLMQARLFDEALRLLDEASPTYGVELDDISYNTVVKMACDMGELHAAYRVMQEMEKEGVRPDVITYTTLMAAFYKNGHREVGDGLWNLMRLRGCMPTLTSYNVRIQFLINRKRGWQANDLVRKMYAAGITPDEITYNLVIKGFFVIGEHEMAKTVFGAMHGRGCKPNERIYQTMVHYLCKRREFNLAFRLCKDSMEKNWFPSVDTIHHLLKGLMVIKKDRNAREIMKLVAERKPSYSVDDVKAFQDILSHGKTGR; this is translated from the coding sequence ATGCTATCCCTGGGCGCCCTCCGCAAGCTCTGCGCCGCCTTCGACGCCGTCGCGCTCACCATCATCGCCGCCGGCCTCTCCCACCCCCGCTGCCGCCCCTTCTCCGCGCGCGCGGCCCCTCCGCCGGACTTCCCCACCATTGCCTCCTGCCGAGCCGCGGTCGCGGCCTCCAAGCGCCGCCGCCAGCCCTCTTCGGCCCCCGCCGAGGCGCAGCCGGAACGGCCCGCGGACGCCGAGGCGCCGGTGCTGGTCAGGATCAAGAGAGAGCGGGACCCGGTTCGGCTGTACGAGCTGTTCAAGGCCAATGCGGACAACCGCGTCCTGGTCGAGAACCGGTTCGCGTTCGAGGACGCGGTGGCGCGACtggcaggtgctcgacggaatgaCCTCGTGGAGGAGATCCTCGAGCAGCACAAGGCGCTGCCCCAGGGAAGGCGGGAGGGGTTCGTGATCAGGGTCATTGGCCTGTATGGGAGGGCCCGGATGCCGGAGCATGCTCTCCGGACGTTCCGGGAGATGGAGATGTACGGGTGCGAGCGCACGGTCAAGTCGCTCAATGCCACGATGAAGGTGCTGATGCAAGCACGGCTCTTTGATGAGGCCCTGCGGCTGTTGGACGAGGCATCGCCTACATACGGGGTTGAGCTGGATGACATATCGTATAACACAGTGGTGAAGATGGCGTGCGACATGGGGGAGCTCCATGCAGCGTACCGGGTAATGCAGGAGATGGAGAAGGAAGGAGTGCGGCCAGATGTCATCACATACACGACACTGATGGCTGCGTTCTATAAGAATGGCCACCGTGAGGTTGGGGATGGCCTGTggaacctcatgaggttgaggGGTTGCATGCCCACACTAACCAGTTACAATGTAAGGATTCAGTTCCTGATCAACAGGAAAAGGGGCTGGCAGGCAAATGATCTGGTGCGGAAAATGTATGCAGCGGGGATAACACCGGATGAGATCACATATAACTTGGTTATTAAGGGATTTTTTGTGATAGGTGAGCATGAGATGGCGAAGACGGTCTTTGGTGCGATGCATGGGAGGGGATGCAAGCCAAATGAAAGGATTTACCAGACAATGGTGCATTACCTATGTAAGCGAAGGGAGTTTAATTTGGCATTCAGATTGTGCAAAGACAGCATGGAGAAGAACTGGTTTCCGAGTGTCGATACCATTCACCATCTGCTGAAAGGCCTTATGGTAATTAAAAAGGACAGGAACGCCCGAGAGATAATGAAGTTGGTTGCTGAGAGAAAACCTTCCTATTCAGTTGATGACGTGAAGGCCTTCCAAGACATATTGTCTCATGGGAAGACTGGAAGATAA
- the LOC123156316 gene encoding probable amino-acid acetyltransferase NAGS2, chloroplastic, translating into MYQSPLNLACTPPMAAAASLARAAGEPSRAPAGSTRPRPGSVAMRAPESWRRRATGVRCGGGAGLFGDGALGGGEAGADEGGRFVGWFREAWPYIRGHRGSTFVVVISGEVVAGPHLDGILQDISLLHGLGIKFVLVPGTHVQIDKLLADRGKKANYGGRYRITDSDSLDAAMEAAGRIRLTIEAKLSPGPPMLDLRRHGVNGRWHEISDNVASGNFLGAKRRGVVGGIDYGFTGEVKKIDVSRIKERLDRDSIVVVSNMGYSSSGEVLNCNTYEVATACALAIEADKLICVVDGQIYDEHGRVNRFMSIEEADMLIRTRAKQSETAANYVKVVGEEDISYAHNFPIKEEKEQVWVGRDFVSDYTASFRNGVGFNNGNGLSGEQGFAIGGAERLSRSNGYLSELAAAAYVCHGGVQRVHIIDGTVGGSLLLELFTRDGAGTLIARDMYEGTRTAREEDFSGIRKILRPLEESGVLVQRTDKELLEALKSFIVVERDGSIIACAALFPFFEDKSGEVAAIAVSEECRGQGQGDKLLDYVEKKALSLGLEKIFLLTTRTADWFVRRGFKECSVESIPVKRRKRINLSRGSKYYIKRLQPAEIGHMAANNFAMK; encoded by the exons ATGTACCAGTCCCCGCTGAATCTCGCCTGCACCCCTCCGATGGCTGCGGCGGCGTCCCTCGCGCGCGCCGCCGGCGAGCCCTCCCGGGCGCCGGCGGGGTCGACGCGGCCGCGGCCTGGGAGTGTCGCGATGCGCGCCCCTGAGTCGTGGCGCCGGCGTGCAACGGGCGTGCGGTGCGGCGGTGGAGCAGGGTTATTCGGTGATGGGGCTTTAGGTGGTGGGGAGGCGGGGGCGGACGAAGGGGGCAGGTTCGTCGGGTGGTTCCGGGAGGCCTGGCCGTACATCCGGGGCCACCGGGGGAGCACCTTCGTCGTCGTCATCTCCGGTGAGGTCGTCGCCGGGCCCCACCTCGACGGCATTCTGCAG GATATATCGCTTCTACATGGTCTTGggatcaaatttgttcttgttccTGGAACACATGTTCAGATTGATAAGCTCTTGGCTGATAGAG GAAAGAAGGCCAATTATGGTGGTCGTTACCGTATTACAGATTCTGATTCATTAGATGCTGCGATGGAGGCAGCTGGCAGAATACGCCTTACTATAGAAGCAAAGCTATCTCCTGGTCCCCCAATGCTAGATCTTCGTCGACATGGTGTTAATGGTCGCTGGCACGAAATCTCCGACAATGTTGCAAGCGGAAACTTCCTGGGTGCTAAG AGACGAGGAGTTGTTGGTGGCATTGACTATGGATTCACTGGTGAAGTTAAGAAAATAGATGTTTCACGGATAAAAGAAAGACTTGATAGGGATAGCATAGTTGTCGTGAGCAATATGGGATACTCCAGTTCAGGAGAGGTGTTAAATTGCAA CACATACGAAGTTGCGACAGCATGTGCTTTGGCTATCGAGGCGGACAAGCTTATCTGTGTTGTTGATGGCCAAATATATGACGAGCATGGCCGAGTCAATCGTTTCATGTCTATCGAGGAAGCAGATATGCTCATCAGAACACGCGCTAAGCAGAGTGAAACTGCTGCAAATTATGTAAAGGTTGTAGGGGAGGAGGACATTAGTTATGCCCACAATTTTCCTATCAAAGAAGAGAAAGAACAAGTATGGGTTGGAAGAGATTTCGTCAGCGATTACACTGCATCCTTTCGGAATGGTGTGGGTTTCAATAATGGAAATGGTctgtctggtgagcaagggtttgCTATTGGTGGGGCAGAGCGGTTGAGCAGGTCAAATGGCTACCTTTCAGAGTTGGCTGCAGCAGCATACGTATGCCAT GGCGGTGTCCAAAGAGTTCATATCATAGATGGCACTGTTGGGGGGTCATTGTTGCTAGAATTATTCACAAGAGATGGTGCAGGAACACTAATAGCAAG AGATATGTATGAAGGAACAAGAACGGCTAGAGAGGAGGATTTTTCTGGTATTAGAAAAATCCTTCGTCCCCTAGAAGAATCCGGTGTCCTAGTGCAGAGAACAGATAAAGAG CTTTTGGAAGCACTGAAGTCATTTATTGTCGTGGAAAGAGATGGTTCAATCATTGCGTGTGCTGCTCTCTTTCCCTTTTTTGAGGATAAATCTGGGGAAGTTGCTGCTATAGCTGTCTCTGAAGAATGTCGAGGACAGGGTCAAGGAGACAAGTTACTTG ATTATGTTGAAAAGAAGGCATTATCCCTTGGTCTTGAGAAAATATTCTTGCTTACCACACGGACAGCAGACTG GTTTGTCCGGCGTGGCTTCAAGGAATGCTCAGTGGAATCCATCCCAGTGAAGAGGCGAAAACGAATCAATCTCTCACGCGGATCAAAATATTACATCAAGCGGCTCCAGCCAGCAGAGATTGGACATATGGCTGCCAACAATTTTGCGATGAAATGA